In Phycisphaerae bacterium, the sequence GCCATCCGTGCGTCGCCGCCGGCTGATCGCCCATCGGCGAATACAAACTCGAAACGCCGTCATCCGACCCCGTCCAGGCAACGTCGAACGTGGCGTTGGTCAGATAGTCCGATATCTGAACCGCAGCCTCCACGCCGGGCGACAGACACAAACACATCACCGCCAGTACCAGCCACCATCGTTTCATTCGCTTTCTCCTTTCACAACCGGATCAACGACCGTATCCGACGGACCGTCCGCCGGATAACACACGCAGGAACGGTGACGTCAGCGATCGCCGTGTTCCGACTCCCGAGCCCTCTTGCTCTTGTCGCTCTCCTCACGCAAATTCAGAATGTGCGACCGCATCGTCTCTTCCGCCAACTCCGAATCGCCCGTCTCCAGAGCGACGAGAATCTCCGCGTGACCGTGAATCCCCTTGTAGTAGTTGTGCTCGGGATAGGTCCACTGCAGAGAATAGTACGTTCCGATGATCATCGAATTGACCGTGTACAACAGCTCATTCCCGCACTCCTGCCCCAGAAGCTCGTGAAAGTTCCTGTCGTGCATCAGGAACATCCTCACCCGGTTGGCCTCCGCCGCTCTCCGCATCCCGTCCACCTCGTGCCGCACGCACGCCAGCCCCTCCGATGAAATGTGCGCCGCCGCCAGTCCCGCGATTACCGGCTCGATCGCCAGACGAACCGGAATCGTCTCCTCCAGACTCGCCGAAATGAACTCCTCCATCAGCGGGGCGAAAACCCGAACCACCCGCAGCGGATCGAACCGGCCGATATACCACCCAGCCCCGTGCCGCGGCTCCAGAAGTCCGAACGTCTTCAAAATCGTCATCGCCTCATGCAGCGCGTAATTCCCCACCCCCAACTCCCTGCTCAACTCCTTCTCGTTCGGCAGCCGATCCCCCACCGACAACTGACGGCTGTGAATGAACTGAATCAAAGCCGGAATGATCCGCTCCGCCTTGTTGGCCGTCGCCGATACGTTGACGTTGACGTACGCCTTCCCCTCCGACAAATAAGACGGCTCCGCCTGATCGATCAGCGGCGCCCGCCGGTAAAGACCCGACCAGAAACCCGCGCGACCCGCCGACCGCGACTCCGCCTGCGTCCCTCCATCCATCTTTTTCTTCCCTCGCCTCGTCGTCCTGTGACCCCGAATAATCGGCAGTCACCATGTCTCCAAGTCTCCCGGAGTATACAAAAAGACAACTATCCTGTCAACACTATTTATTTCTCCGCCACCGCCTACCCCGCCAAATCTCCGCAAACCCCTCTAACACAACAACCTACAACCCAACCCAGTCCCATCGCCCCATCCCGTACGAGCATCCCTTGTGGTTGCCCCTCCCCCCAACCCCGAGTCCCCAGCCCCCATCCCCGCCCCTTCCCTCTTCTACAATCCCAATCTCCTCCTCCGTCAGCCCATACAACCCATACACCAACCCGTCAATCTCCCCGTCCACCGCCGCAATCTGTCGCTCCACCACCGTCTTCTCATACCCCGTCTTTCGCTTCCCTCGCCATCCCTGCCCGCTCTTCTCGTTGTTCCTGCCTCCCCATCTTGACATACCCGCCCCTCTTGTGTCATTCCCGCGCAGGCGGGAATCCAGAATCCCCAAAAACCTAGCAGCGGTCAACGCCGTATGGAGCACCTCATGGCCCGCCACATGACTTGACACCCGCCTCACAAATGGTATAACACAACCAATCCAGATTCCTGGAGTTGGATCGCCCGCACAAGGTGAGCCTGAAAACCCCTGGCCAACCGGTCCTTTCCCATCCCCGGTAGGGCGGGAGGTTCTGCCGCAAAGCGGCAGGTTCACCCG encodes:
- a CDS encoding FadR family transcriptional regulator; this encodes MDGGTQAESRSAGRAGFWSGLYRRAPLIDQAEPSYLSEGKAYVNVNVSATANKAERIIPALIQFIHSRQLSVGDRLPNEKELSRELGVGNYALHEAMTILKTFGLLEPRHGAGWYIGRFDPLRVVRVFAPLMEEFISASLEETIPVRLAIEPVIAGLAAAHISSEGLACVRHEVDGMRRAAEANRVRMFLMHDRNFHELLGQECGNELLYTVNSMIIGTYYSLQWTYPEHNYYKGIHGHAEILVALETGDSELAEETMRSHILNLREESDKSKRARESEHGDR